One window of Microbacterium sediminis genomic DNA carries:
- a CDS encoding Rv3654c family TadE-like protein, whose product MAGSILGAGMVAGTSLLLAGLVAAGAAAVEGQRVAAIADGAALAAADAASGAVRGEPCARAAEVAEAQGAVVVSCVLDELIATVSVRASFASFPVAAIARAGPPP is encoded by the coding sequence ATGGCGGGCAGCATCCTCGGGGCCGGCATGGTCGCGGGTACCTCCCTGCTGCTGGCCGGGCTCGTCGCGGCGGGCGCGGCGGCCGTCGAGGGACAGCGCGTCGCCGCGATCGCCGACGGCGCGGCGCTGGCGGCGGCCGATGCCGCGAGCGGGGCCGTCCGCGGCGAGCCCTGCGCGCGGGCCGCCGAGGTCGCCGAGGCGCAGGGCGCGGTCGTCGTCTCCTGCGTGCTCGACGAACTCATCGCGACGGTGTCCGTGCGGGCGAGCTTCGCCTCGTTCCCGGTGGCGGCGATCGCCCGCGCCGGGCCGCCCCCGTAA
- a CDS encoding TadE family type IV pilus minor pilin has protein sequence MMRQREGERGSITAELALALPAVLLVVIIGVGGLFAASTLVQLQDGAADAARLIARGESSARAASAVTTVVSSGHSAISHRGDLVCVTATATARIAGVELPLTATSCALAGGL, from the coding sequence ATGATGCGGCAGCGGGAGGGCGAGCGCGGTTCGATCACGGCCGAGCTCGCCCTCGCCCTGCCGGCGGTGCTGCTCGTCGTGATCATCGGCGTGGGCGGTCTGTTCGCCGCGTCGACCCTCGTGCAGTTGCAGGACGGCGCGGCCGACGCCGCCCGCCTGATCGCGCGCGGCGAGTCCTCCGCTCGCGCGGCCTCGGCCGTGACGACCGTCGTATCCTCCGGCCACAGCGCCATCAGCCACCGTGGCGACCTCGTGTGCGTGACCGCCACGGCCACCGCTCGCATCGCCGGCGTCGAGCTGCCGCTCACCGCCACGAGCTGCGCGCTGGCCGGAGGTCTGTGA
- a CDS encoding DUF4244 domain-containing protein, giving the protein MTDPTTRPRLVAFPSGEPIDRGFAALSSDERGASTAEYAIVTLAAVAFAGLLVAVLRSGEVRGMLADIIERALTSA; this is encoded by the coding sequence ATGACCGATCCCACCACCCGTCCCCGTCTCGTCGCGTTCCCCAGCGGCGAACCGATCGACCGCGGATTCGCCGCGCTCAGCTCCGACGAGCGCGGCGCCTCCACGGCCGAGTACGCGATCGTCACGCTCGCCGCGGTGGCGTTCGCCGGCCTGCTCGTCGCCGTCCTGCGCTCGGGCGAGGTCCGCGGCATGCTCGCGGACATCATCGAGCGCGCCCTCACGTCCGCATGA
- a CDS encoding type II secretion system F family protein: MAVTREAPAAVAATLLKVAVLLEAGTSPGAAWRHVAEAGDDAAARIAGRLEGDRSVPEALEGERGDAWREVAAAWEIAATVGAPLAPSLRGIALALRDAQEAMDDVRIALAEPASTARLMTWLPVFGVVVGLALGFDVVGVLFTHPIGIACLVVGIGLLGLARWWTSRLVRGAQPPAGVPGIHAELTAIALGGGASIERARSLVGEADTGRHLDPEQTESVLDLSRRAGVPAVDLLRATAVQQRHDARTDGRLRAARLGGRLLLPLGVCTLPAFVCLGVAPMLIAVLSSTSLPALP; the protein is encoded by the coding sequence GTGGCTGTGACCCGCGAGGCCCCGGCCGCCGTGGCCGCGACCCTGCTCAAGGTGGCCGTGCTGCTCGAGGCCGGCACGTCGCCCGGCGCGGCGTGGCGCCACGTGGCCGAGGCCGGAGACGACGCGGCTGCCCGCATCGCCGGGCGCCTCGAGGGTGACCGGTCGGTGCCCGAGGCGCTCGAGGGGGAGCGGGGCGATGCCTGGCGCGAGGTCGCGGCGGCGTGGGAGATCGCCGCCACGGTCGGCGCGCCGCTGGCCCCGTCGCTGCGGGGCATCGCCCTGGCCCTGCGCGACGCGCAGGAGGCGATGGACGACGTGCGGATCGCGCTCGCCGAGCCCGCCTCCACCGCGCGCCTCATGACGTGGCTTCCCGTGTTCGGCGTCGTCGTGGGCCTGGCGCTCGGCTTCGACGTCGTCGGCGTGCTCTTCACCCATCCGATCGGCATCGCCTGCCTCGTCGTGGGCATCGGCCTGCTCGGCCTCGCGCGCTGGTGGACGTCGCGCCTCGTGCGCGGTGCGCAGCCGCCCGCGGGCGTGCCGGGCATCCACGCCGAGCTCACGGCGATCGCCCTCGGCGGCGGGGCCTCGATCGAGCGCGCCCGCTCGCTGGTCGGCGAGGCCGACACCGGGCGCCACCTCGACCCCGAGCAAACCGAGAGCGTGCTCGACCTCTCGCGCCGCGCGGGGGTGCCCGCCGTCGACCTGCTGAGGGCCACTGCGGTCCAGCAGCGCCACGACGCGCGCACCGACGGGCGGCTGCGTGCCGCGCGCCTCGGCGGGCGCCTGCTGCTGCCGCTGGGCGTCTGCACCCTTCCCGCCTTCGTCTGCCTCGGCGTCGCGCCGATGCTCATCGCCGTGCTCTCGTCCACGTCCCTGCCCGCGCTGCCGTGA
- a CDS encoding TadA family conjugal transfer-associated ATPase: MPDSFVVRPRRAATGAVRRLPQVAGIGAIVPYLEDPRVTDLFVNGADGLFVDRGAGAEPDPAWRASEREVRELATALISAGGRHVDDGTPCVDVRLEGGIRVHAVLPPVARRGTALSLRIPAMGEASLDSLSARGAFPDHVRAWLVRMVHARENVLVTGATGTGKTTLLGALLSHAPERERIVTIEDVAELRIDHPHHVSLEARQANLEGAGGIGLARLVRESLRMRPDRIVVGECRGEEVRELLTALNTGHDGGAGTLHASGLGDVPARLEALGALAGMDDHAVARQVSSAIAWVLHLERGADGVRRLAAVGRFAVRADGRLTIEEVRPWL; this comes from the coding sequence ATGCCTGACTCGTTCGTCGTCCGCCCCCGCCGCGCCGCCACCGGCGCGGTGCGCCGTCTGCCGCAGGTGGCGGGCATCGGGGCGATCGTGCCGTACCTCGAGGACCCGCGCGTCACCGACCTGTTCGTCAACGGCGCGGATGGGCTCTTCGTCGACCGGGGCGCCGGGGCCGAGCCGGACCCCGCGTGGCGGGCGTCCGAGCGCGAGGTGCGCGAGCTGGCGACGGCGCTCATCTCGGCCGGCGGTCGTCACGTCGACGACGGCACCCCCTGCGTCGACGTGCGGCTCGAGGGCGGCATCCGCGTGCACGCCGTGCTGCCGCCCGTCGCCCGCCGCGGCACGGCGCTCTCGCTGCGCATCCCGGCGATGGGCGAGGCGAGCCTCGACTCGCTGTCGGCGCGCGGCGCGTTCCCCGACCACGTGCGCGCCTGGCTCGTGCGCATGGTGCACGCCCGCGAGAACGTGCTCGTGACCGGGGCGACCGGCACCGGCAAGACCACCCTCCTCGGCGCGCTGCTCTCGCACGCCCCGGAGCGCGAGCGCATCGTCACGATCGAGGACGTCGCCGAGCTGCGGATCGACCATCCGCATCACGTCTCGCTCGAGGCCCGGCAGGCCAACCTCGAGGGCGCGGGCGGGATCGGGCTGGCGCGGCTGGTGCGAGAGTCGCTGCGCATGCGCCCCGACCGCATCGTCGTCGGCGAGTGCCGCGGCGAGGAGGTGCGAGAGCTGCTCACCGCCCTCAACACCGGGCACGACGGCGGCGCGGGCACGCTGCACGCGAGCGGCCTCGGCGATGTGCCCGCCCGCCTTGAGGCGCTCGGCGCGCTCGCGGGGATGGACGACCACGCCGTCGCACGCCAGGTCTCGAGCGCCATCGCCTGGGTGCTGCACCTGGAGCGGGGAGCCGACGGCGTGCGCCGCCTGGCCGCCGTGGGCCGGTTCGCCGTGCGGGCGGACGGGCGCCTGACGATCGAGGAGGTGCGTCCGTGGCTGTGA
- the acs gene encoding acetate--CoA ligase gives MSSQIDHLLDENRRFAPDPAFAANAVAKPELYERAKADREGFWADQSRELLDWSTPFTEVLDWSNPPFAKWFADGSLNVAYNCLDRHVEAGNGDRVALYFEGEPGDSRAVTYAELTDEVKRLANVLTDLGIGEGDRVALYLPMIPEAVASMLAVARIGAVHSVVFGGFSADSLRSRIDDAGAKLVITADGGYRKGNVSPLKPAVDQALEDRGGLGPQATVEHVLVVKRGGNDIDWVEDRDIWYHDVVPQASAEHTAQAFPAETPLFILYTSGTTGKPKGILHTSGGYLTQAAFTHRNVFDLHPESDVYWCTADIGWITGHSYVVYGPLANGATQVLYEGTPEFPAPGRWWDVIEKYKVTIFYTAPTAIRGFMKQGRQIPQARDLSSLRLLGSVGEPINPEAWIWYREVIGAGKTPIVDTWWQTETGAIMVSALPGITETKPGSAQVALPGISIDVVDEKGEQVGNGNGGLLVITEPWPSMLRGIWGDPDRFVETYWSMFQDNGYYFAGDGARLDEDGDIWFLGRVDDVMNVSGHRLSTAEIESSLVAHEATAEAAVVGASDETTGQAVVAFVILKESFLRENSAEGLANDLRAWVGQQIGPIARPRDVYIVGELPKTRSGKIMRRLLRDVAEGREVGDTTTLADTAVMSVISAQVR, from the coding sequence ATGAGCAGTCAGATCGACCACCTCCTCGACGAGAACCGTCGTTTCGCCCCCGATCCCGCGTTCGCGGCGAACGCCGTGGCGAAGCCGGAGCTGTACGAGCGCGCGAAGGCCGACCGCGAGGGGTTCTGGGCCGACCAGTCGCGCGAGCTGCTGGACTGGAGCACCCCGTTCACCGAGGTGCTGGACTGGTCCAACCCGCCGTTCGCGAAGTGGTTCGCCGACGGATCGCTCAACGTCGCCTACAACTGCCTCGACCGGCACGTCGAGGCCGGCAACGGCGATCGCGTGGCGCTCTACTTCGAGGGCGAGCCGGGCGACTCGCGCGCCGTCACCTACGCCGAGCTCACCGACGAGGTCAAGCGCCTCGCCAACGTGCTCACCGACCTCGGCATCGGCGAGGGCGACCGCGTCGCGCTGTACCTGCCGATGATCCCGGAGGCGGTCGCCTCGATGCTCGCCGTGGCCCGCATCGGCGCGGTGCACTCGGTCGTGTTCGGCGGCTTCAGCGCCGACAGCCTGCGCTCGCGCATCGATGACGCCGGCGCCAAGCTCGTGATCACCGCCGACGGCGGCTACCGCAAGGGCAACGTCTCGCCGCTGAAGCCGGCCGTCGATCAGGCGCTGGAGGATCGCGGCGGCCTGGGCCCGCAGGCGACGGTCGAGCACGTGCTGGTGGTCAAGCGCGGCGGCAACGACATCGACTGGGTCGAGGATCGCGACATCTGGTACCACGACGTGGTGCCGCAGGCCTCCGCCGAGCACACCGCCCAGGCCTTCCCGGCCGAGACGCCGCTGTTCATCCTGTACACCTCGGGCACGACCGGCAAGCCCAAGGGCATCCTGCACACCTCCGGCGGCTACCTCACCCAGGCGGCCTTCACGCACCGGAACGTCTTCGACCTGCACCCCGAGTCGGACGTGTACTGGTGCACGGCCGACATCGGCTGGATCACCGGTCACTCCTACGTCGTCTACGGCCCCCTCGCCAACGGCGCCACGCAGGTGCTCTACGAGGGCACCCCGGAGTTCCCGGCCCCGGGCCGCTGGTGGGACGTGATCGAGAAGTACAAGGTCACGATCTTCTACACGGCCCCCACCGCGATCCGCGGCTTCATGAAGCAGGGACGGCAGATCCCGCAGGCGCGCGACCTGTCGAGCCTGCGGCTGCTCGGGTCGGTGGGCGAGCCGATCAACCCGGAGGCGTGGATCTGGTACCGCGAGGTGATCGGCGCCGGCAAGACCCCGATCGTCGACACGTGGTGGCAGACCGAGACGGGCGCGATCATGGTGTCGGCGCTGCCGGGCATCACCGAGACCAAGCCGGGCTCGGCGCAGGTGGCCCTCCCCGGCATCTCGATCGACGTGGTCGACGAGAAGGGCGAGCAGGTGGGCAACGGCAACGGCGGCCTGCTCGTCATCACCGAGCCGTGGCCGAGCATGCTGCGCGGCATCTGGGGCGACCCCGATCGCTTCGTCGAGACGTACTGGTCGATGTTCCAGGACAACGGCTACTACTTCGCCGGCGACGGCGCGCGGCTCGACGAGGACGGCGATATCTGGTTCCTGGGCCGCGTGGACGACGTCATGAACGTCTCCGGCCACCGCCTGTCGACGGCCGAGATCGAGTCGTCGCTCGTGGCGCACGAGGCTACGGCCGAGGCCGCCGTCGTGGGCGCCTCGGACGAGACGACGGGTCAGGCGGTCGTGGCGTTCGTCATCCTCAAGGAGAGCTTCCTGCGCGAGAACAGCGCCGAGGGGCTCGCCAACGACCTGCGCGCATGGGTGGGCCAGCAGATCGGCCCGATCGCCCGTCCCCGCGACGTCTACATCGTGGGCGAGCTGCCCAAGACGCGCTCCGGCAAGATCATGCGCCGCCTGCTGCGCGACGTCGCCGAGGGCCGCGAGGTGGGCGACACCACGACGCTGGCGGACACCGCGGTCATGAGCGTGATCAGCGCCCAGGTGCGCTGA
- a CDS encoding RidA family protein, protein MSIAARLEELGLELPSVVPPVASYIPAKVHGGLVWTSGQLPMVAGSMPATGKVGEGAGLVPAADAKGYARICALNAIAAAAAAVGGVDHLTGVFKVTGFVASDPAFTGQPGVINGASELLGEVFGEPGAHNRSAVGVAVLPLDAPVEVEVAFTYA, encoded by the coding sequence GTGAGCATCGCCGCACGCCTCGAGGAGCTGGGCCTGGAGCTGCCCTCGGTGGTGCCGCCGGTGGCGTCGTACATTCCGGCCAAGGTGCACGGCGGGCTGGTGTGGACCTCGGGGCAGCTGCCCATGGTCGCCGGGTCGATGCCGGCGACGGGCAAGGTCGGCGAGGGCGCCGGCCTCGTGCCGGCCGCCGATGCCAAGGGCTACGCGCGCATCTGCGCGCTCAACGCGATCGCGGCCGCCGCGGCCGCCGTCGGCGGTGTGGATCACCTGACGGGCGTGTTCAAGGTGACGGGCTTCGTCGCCTCCGACCCCGCGTTCACGGGGCAGCCCGGCGTGATCAACGGGGCCAGCGAGCTGCTCGGCGAGGTCTTCGGCGAGCCCGGGGCGCACAACCGCTCGGCGGTCGGCGTGGCGGTGCTGCCGCTCGACGCGCCGGTCGAGGTCGAGGTCGCGTTCACGTACGCGTAG
- a CDS encoding transglycosylase domain-containing protein, whose protein sequence is MPNAKRTFSGVLSGLLGLVGLSAVAGVLVTAAVTPAIALSGTAAKSAIDLFENIPGYLEVDRPMLPTTLYAKDPQGNDWQMATFYDQNRIPVEYDEVSPVLYDAILSSEDPRYYEHGGIDLIGTTRALLNNATGGNTQGGSSISQQYVKNVLIQRCEQDSADQEELEECYLRYTTAQGTAGYERKLQEMRYAITIEQQYSKDDILLGYLNIANFGGQVYGIEAAARYYFGTTAKDLTVAQAATLAGVVQNPNTYRIDMKGGSWLNPQTGEYENSEADGYALTKARQTYVLTRMHTDGKITDEQYEAAKAEPIVPSIHPTDQGCVTAGQSAYFCQYVKTVMLTDEAFGATPEERRENLQRGGLKVYTTLDMRVQGAGEAAMNEWVPQSFPGMELGATGVTLEADTGRILAMVQNTKFGETAACDEDPACASIIYASDYAHGGSTGFQPGSAFKLFTLLDWLEEGKSVNQRLNGVNRDFSDFSCNGAPAGATASRDIGNYGRDPGRYDSIYNFTKYSLNSGFFAMAEQLDLCDINRVAERLGITYANGEPITKDNGPFATVLGGKEVAPMAMASAYSAVANGGVRCEPRAIDRVVDADGNELPVPESKCDQAIAPNVAATAAYTLQGVMTGGGSGSRANPGDGVPVLGKTGTHNDEQTFMVESSTQATTAVWVGNVQQVNGQWGSMASQWTDRGVALRDLRYYVASAMQGASNAAYGGDAFPAPDRNLLVTPMADLPNVTGMTVDEATRALEAAGFEARVGDPVAGDQPEGRIQTQDPGPGRIATGTVVTISPSNGKGTSVPSVNGLTLAAALGAVKSAGLDPALGTCTEADGAGSGRATGTSPASGELVSSGTRVTVNYQAANCGGGGGGGNGNGNGNGGDGDD, encoded by the coding sequence ATGCCCAACGCGAAAAGGACGTTCAGCGGCGTGCTCTCCGGCCTGCTCGGTCTCGTCGGTCTGAGCGCCGTCGCCGGCGTGCTCGTCACCGCCGCCGTCACCCCCGCCATCGCATTGAGCGGCACGGCGGCCAAGAGCGCCATCGACCTCTTCGAGAACATCCCCGGATACCTCGAGGTCGACCGCCCCATGCTGCCGACCACGCTGTACGCGAAGGATCCGCAGGGCAACGACTGGCAGATGGCCACGTTCTACGACCAGAACCGCATCCCGGTCGAGTACGACGAGGTCTCGCCCGTCCTGTACGACGCCATCCTCTCCAGCGAGGACCCGCGCTACTACGAGCACGGCGGCATCGATCTCATCGGCACCACCCGCGCCCTGCTCAATAACGCGACGGGCGGCAACACGCAGGGTGGCTCGTCCATCAGCCAGCAGTACGTGAAGAACGTGCTCATCCAGCGCTGCGAGCAGGACTCCGCAGATCAGGAGGAGCTCGAGGAGTGCTACCTGCGCTACACGACGGCCCAGGGCACGGCCGGCTACGAGCGCAAGCTGCAGGAGATGCGCTACGCCATCACGATCGAGCAGCAGTACTCGAAGGACGACATCCTTCTCGGCTACCTCAACATCGCCAACTTCGGCGGGCAGGTGTACGGCATCGAGGCCGCGGCTCGCTACTACTTCGGGACCACGGCGAAGGACCTCACCGTCGCGCAGGCGGCGACCCTCGCGGGCGTCGTGCAGAACCCGAACACGTACCGCATCGACATGAAGGGCGGCTCCTGGCTCAACCCGCAGACGGGCGAGTACGAGAACAGCGAGGCCGACGGCTACGCCCTCACCAAGGCGCGCCAGACGTATGTGCTCACGCGCATGCACACGGACGGCAAGATCACCGACGAGCAGTACGAGGCGGCCAAGGCCGAGCCCATCGTTCCGAGCATCCACCCCACCGACCAGGGCTGTGTCACGGCGGGGCAGTCGGCGTACTTCTGCCAGTACGTGAAGACGGTGATGCTCACCGACGAGGCGTTCGGCGCAACGCCGGAGGAGCGCCGGGAGAACCTGCAGCGGGGTGGCCTGAAGGTCTACACGACGCTCGACATGCGCGTGCAGGGCGCCGGTGAGGCGGCCATGAACGAGTGGGTGCCGCAGTCGTTCCCCGGCATGGAGCTGGGCGCGACCGGGGTCACGCTGGAGGCCGACACGGGCCGCATCCTCGCGATGGTGCAGAACACCAAGTTCGGCGAGACCGCCGCCTGCGACGAGGACCCCGCCTGCGCATCGATCATCTACGCGAGCGACTACGCCCATGGCGGATCGACCGGATTCCAGCCCGGATCGGCGTTCAAGCTCTTCACGCTCCTGGACTGGCTCGAGGAGGGGAAGTCCGTCAACCAGCGCCTCAACGGTGTGAACCGCGACTTCAGCGACTTCAGCTGCAACGGTGCGCCGGCGGGCGCCACGGCGTCCCGCGACATCGGAAACTACGGGCGCGACCCCGGCCGGTACGACTCGATCTACAACTTCACGAAGTACTCGCTGAACTCGGGCTTCTTCGCCATGGCCGAGCAGCTCGACCTGTGCGACATCAACCGCGTCGCCGAGCGACTGGGCATCACCTACGCGAACGGCGAACCCATCACGAAGGACAACGGGCCGTTCGCCACCGTTCTCGGCGGCAAGGAAGTCGCGCCGATGGCGATGGCGTCCGCCTACTCGGCCGTCGCGAACGGCGGAGTGCGGTGCGAGCCGAGGGCGATCGACCGCGTCGTGGACGCCGACGGCAACGAGCTCCCGGTCCCCGAGTCGAAGTGCGACCAGGCGATCGCCCCGAACGTCGCCGCCACGGCCGCGTACACGCTGCAGGGCGTCATGACCGGCGGCGGCAGCGGCTCGCGCGCGAACCCGGGCGACGGCGTCCCCGTGCTCGGCAAGACGGGTACGCACAACGACGAGCAGACCTTCATGGTCGAGTCGTCGACGCAGGCGACCACCGCCGTCTGGGTGGGCAACGTGCAGCAGGTGAACGGCCAGTGGGGCAGCATGGCCAGTCAGTGGACCGACCGCGGCGTCGCGCTCCGAGACCTGCGCTACTACGTCGCATCGGCGATGCAGGGCGCCTCGAACGCGGCCTACGGCGGCGACGCGTTCCCCGCGCCCGACCGGAACCTGCTCGTCACTCCGATGGCGGACCTTCCGAACGTCACGGGCATGACGGTCGACGAGGCCACGCGTGCCCTGGAGGCGGCCGGCTTCGAGGCGCGCGTCGGCGACCCCGTCGCGGGCGACCAGCCCGAGGGTCGCATCCAGACCCAGGACCCGGGCCCCGGACGCATCGCCACCGGCACGGTCGTGACCATCAGCCCGAGCAACGGCAAGGGCACGAGCGTGCCGAGCGTCAACGGGCTCACGCTTGCCGCCGCTCTCGGCGCCGTGAAGTCCGCGGGGCTCGACCCCGCCCTGGGCACCTGTACCGAGGCGGACGGCGCCGGCAGTGGCCGGGCGACGGGCACGTCTCCCGCCTCGGGGGAGCTCGTCTCCTCCGGTACCCGGGTCACCGTGAACTACCAGGCCGCGAACTGCGGCGGCGGTGGCGGCGGCGGAAACGGCAATGGCAACGGCAACGGCGGCGATGGGGACGACTGA
- a CDS encoding metallophosphoesterase, whose protein sequence is MIARVARGAAGVLGAGAALGAAAAVWGIGIERYLFTVRRHVVRVLEPGARPIRVLHLSDIHMAPWQRRKAEWISRLAGLRPDLVINTGDNLGHVDGLRGLRDALDPLAGIPGVFVHGSNDLYAPVPKNPLLYLKGPSERKRTPPRIDTAALDAYLADELGWHGIDNTATTLRVGGTTLRLVGTHDAHHGLDRSDEALSALAELPHGDLTIGVTHAPYRRVLDALTVGGSDVLFAGHTHGGQVRVPFVGALVSNCDLPLRQARGLSSWAQAGRSIPLNVSAGLGHSIYAPVRFACRPEVSLITLAPRAA, encoded by the coding sequence ATGATCGCTCGCGTGGCGCGCGGCGCTGCCGGCGTGCTCGGTGCCGGCGCGGCCCTCGGTGCCGCGGCGGCGGTCTGGGGCATCGGCATCGAGCGCTACCTGTTCACCGTGCGCCGTCACGTCGTGCGGGTGCTCGAGCCAGGCGCGCGCCCGATCCGGGTGCTGCACCTGTCCGACATCCACATGGCGCCGTGGCAGCGCCGCAAGGCCGAGTGGATCTCGCGCCTGGCCGGCCTGCGTCCCGACCTCGTCATCAACACGGGCGACAACCTCGGGCACGTCGACGGGCTCCGCGGCCTGCGCGACGCCCTCGACCCCCTCGCGGGCATCCCCGGGGTGTTCGTGCACGGATCGAACGATCTGTACGCGCCCGTGCCCAAGAACCCGCTGCTGTACCTGAAGGGCCCATCCGAGCGGAAGCGCACGCCGCCCCGGATCGACACCGCCGCGCTCGACGCGTACCTCGCGGATGAGCTCGGCTGGCACGGCATCGACAACACCGCGACGACGCTGCGGGTCGGCGGCACGACGCTGCGCCTCGTCGGCACGCACGACGCCCATCACGGCCTCGACCGGTCCGACGAGGCGCTGTCGGCGCTCGCGGAGCTCCCGCACGGTGACCTGACGATCGGCGTCACGCACGCGCCCTACCGCCGTGTGCTCGACGCCCTCACCGTGGGTGGCTCGGACGTGCTGTTCGCCGGGCACACCCACGGCGGCCAGGTCCGGGTGCCGTTCGTCGGCGCGCTGGTGTCGAACTGCGACCTCCCCCTGCGGCAGGCCCGCGGGCTGTCGTCGTGGGCTCAGGCGGGCCGATCGATCCCGCTCAACGTGAGCGCGGGTCTGGGTCACTCGATCTACGCCCCGGTGCGCTTCGCGTGCCGGCCGGAGGTCTCGCTGATCACCCTCGCGCCGCGCGCGGCCTGA
- a CDS encoding HAD-IIB family hydrolase, translating to MTEKTPLVVAFDLDDTLAPSKSPIDPRIGDLLIRLAERVEVAIISGGQIGQFRSQVVERLPHTPGALDHIHLLPTCGTQYFRYDGTDFAALYTRDLTDDEKQRALTAVEEEAVRLGYWETQTWGPILEDRGSQITFSALGQAAPVDAKRAWDPTGAKKSALRDAVALRVPDLEVRSGGSTSVDITRKGIDKAYGMRQLSEQTGVALADMLFYGDRLDPDGNDYPVLAMGEVACVSVTGWEDTADKLDALIPTLPPRG from the coding sequence GTGACCGAGAAGACTCCCCTGGTCGTCGCCTTCGACCTCGACGACACCCTGGCGCCCTCCAAGAGCCCGATCGATCCCCGCATCGGCGACCTGCTGATCCGTCTCGCCGAGCGGGTCGAGGTCGCGATCATCTCCGGCGGGCAGATCGGCCAGTTCCGCTCGCAGGTCGTCGAGCGCCTCCCCCACACCCCGGGCGCGCTCGACCACATCCACCTGCTGCCCACCTGCGGCACCCAGTACTTCCGCTACGACGGCACCGACTTCGCCGCCCTCTACACGCGCGACCTCACCGACGACGAGAAGCAGCGTGCCCTCACCGCCGTCGAGGAGGAGGCCGTGCGGCTCGGGTACTGGGAGACCCAGACCTGGGGGCCGATCCTCGAGGACCGCGGCTCGCAGATCACCTTCTCCGCCCTCGGACAGGCCGCCCCCGTCGACGCCAAGCGCGCCTGGGACCCCACCGGCGCCAAGAAGTCCGCCCTCCGCGACGCCGTCGCCCTGCGCGTGCCCGACCTCGAGGTCCGCTCGGGCGGATCGACCTCCGTCGACATCACCCGCAAGGGCATCGACAAGGCCTACGGCATGCGCCAGCTCTCGGAGCAGACCGGCGTCGCCCTGGCCGACATGCTCTTCTACGGCGACCGCCTCGACCCCGACGGCAACGACTACCCCGTGCTGGCCATGGGCGAGGTCGCCTGCGTCTCGGTCACCGGCTGGGAGGACACCGCCGACAAGCTCGACGCGCTCATCCCCACGCTCCCCCCACGCGGCTGA